The sequence AGTTTACTGGGTCCTGTCCGGGGGATTTTTACCTTCGGGACGACTTTCAGGGCCCCTCTGCGCCCCTTTAGACCCGACCTGGTAGCAATCCACGGCCTCTGAACGGTATATCGACCTGCCGGCCTCCATGATATTGACGAGTGCCGCTGCGAAGCAGACAGACGAAACTACCGCAACGGCGATCCATATCAGAAGTGCCAGATGTTCGGGGCTGTTGAAATCCCCCGGAATTGTCGAAATGGCCTGTATAGACAGCATGGCTGCCGCCAATGACGAGATGTGCGCCGCGGCGGATGTTGCCACGGCGCCGGTCGCAAGCGACCTGTGTCCCAACTTATCACTCGTCCTTCTCCGTCCACTGACTGGGCTCTTCTTCGACTTCGGCATTGTCGAATTCGGGTTGCTCGTACACCCTTTCCGGCGCTTTTTCGACCGCCTCGACGATGTCCTTCTCTTCGACTATCGGCTCTACGGCAGTGACCTTGTCTTCGTCGCGGACGTCCATTATCCTGACGCCCTGGGTATTCCGACTGGTCTCTCTTATTTCATCGACCAGGATACGGATGACCTTGCCGTCGGTGCTGGTAAGCATGAGCTCGTCTCCGTCGGAAACTTTCCTGACGCATACGACCCCGCCGTTCCTCTCGTTGGTCTTGATGGTTATGACGCCTTTTCCGCCCCTCTTGACGAGGCGGTAGTCATCTACGTCCGATATCTTGCCGTAGCCATTCTCTGTAACGGTGAGAAGCTTGTCCCCGGGGCGCACTACGGCCATCGAAACGGCCGTGTCGCCTTCGTTGAGCGTTATCCCCTTGACGCCCATAGTGTCCCTTCCGGCAGGACGAACGTCGTCCTGATAGAACCTCACTGCCTGTCCTTCGCGGGAGGCGATGATTATCTGGTCTCCTTCGGTACATATCGACGTTTCGATCAGCTTTCCGTTGTCCTGGAACTTTATGGCCTTGATACCTTTCTTTCTGACGTTGCCGTAGGCGCTGAGCCTGGTCTTCTTGACCGTTCCGTCGTTGGTGCAGAACGTCAGGTATTTGTCATCGGAGAACTCGCTGACACATATTGTGTTGACCGTGAACTCTCCCTCCTCCAGGTCCGAAAGCAGGTTGACGATCGGCTTGCCTTTGGACTGCCTGCTGCCCTCCGGGATCCTGTACGCTTTAAGCCAGTGAAGCCGTCCGTGGTTTGTGATGAACATCACATAATCATGAGAGCATGTGATGAACATCGTCGCCACGTTGTCCTCTTCCTTGGTCTGCATCCCCATGAGCCCGACTCCGCCCCGGCCCTGCTGCTTGTATGTGGACAGCGGGATACGTTTGATGTAACTGCCCTTGGTTATCGTGATCACGACGTCCTCTCTGGGAATCAGATCCTCCTCATCGGTATCGATTGCGGACATGTTGATCTCGGTGCGGCGCTCGTCCCCGTAATCGGCCTTCATCTGCAGCAGCTCATCTTTGATTATGGCCCTGATGCGCTCGTCCTTTGCGAGTATGTCCCTCAGATCCGCCATCAGCTTGATCAGGTCCTCATACTCTTCTCTGAGCGATTCGATCTCCAGGCCCGTCAGCTTCTGCAGGCGCATATCCAATATGGCCTTGGCCTGCTCCTGGTCGATCTGAAGCAGAGACTGAAGGCCGTTGTTGGCCTCCTCCGCGTCATCCGATGCCCGTATCAGCGCAAGAGTCTCGTCGAGCATCTCGAGTGCTTTGATCAGTCCTTCGATGACATGATATCTCTTCTCGGCGGCGGACAGCTCATACTGTGTCCTGCGTCTGACCACCTCGTCCCTATGATTGACATAATGGAAGATCATGTCGCGTAGAGAGAGGAGGGTCGGCTTGTTATCCACAAGTGCCAGATTGATAACTCCGAAGGTCGTCTGCATGTTCGTCTTCTTGAACAGATTCTCCAGGACCACATTGACAATGGCGTCCCTGTGCAGTTCGATCACTATGCGCATTCCGTTCCTGTCGGACTCGTCGCGCAGATCGGTTATTCCTTCGATATCCTTGTTCTTGACGCGTTCGGCGATGTTCTCCACGAGAACGGCCTTGTTGACCTGGTAAGGAAGCTCGTCGACTATGATGCGGGACTTGCCGTTGGCCATCTCCTCGATATGCGTCTTGGCGCGGACCCTGATCCTTCCGCGGCCTGTCCTGTAGGCGGACTGTATCCCGGAGAGCCCGTAGATTATGCCGCCGGTGGGGAAGTCCGGACCTTTTACGAACTCCATCAGCTCATCGCTCACGGCGTCCGGCCTGTCCAGGTAGTAAATGATCGCATCACATACCTCGTTGAGATTGTGTGGCGGCATCTTGGTCGCCATTCCGACTGCGATACCGTCTGACCCGTTGACCAGCAGATTGGGCATCTTCGATGGCAGCACGGAGGGTTCCTGAAGGGACCCGTCGTAATTGTCTACGAAGTCCACGGTCCCCTTGTCGAGGTCGACCAGCATCTCGTTGGCCGTCTTGGCCAAACGCGCTTCGGTGTAACGCATTGCCGCGGCCGGATCTCCGTCCACGGAACCGAAGTTGCCCTGTCCGTCGACCAGCGGGTATCTGAGCGAGAACGACTGGGCCATCCTTACCATCGAATCGTATGCGGCGGAATCGCCGTGCGGATGGTACTTTGCAAGGACCTCTCCCACGACCTTTGCGGACTTCTTATGGGGCCTGTTGTACGACATTCCCATGTCGAACATTGCGTAGAGTATCTTCCGGTGCACCGGCTTAAGGCCGTCTCTTACGTCCGGAAGCGCGCGTCCCACTATGACGCTCATAGCGTAATCGATATAGGAGCGCTTCATTTCGCGCTCGATCGTCTGGTCCATGACCCTCCCGTCCGCGGTTTCCCTTATTACAGAATTTTCGGCCATGTTTATCACACATCCAGGTTGACGACTTCTTTTGCGTGTTCGATTATGAACTCCTTTCTCGGCTGAACGTCGTCGCCCATAAGAACCGAGAACAGCTGGTCCGCGATAATTCCGTCCGCGACGGATACGCTCTTCATTATGCGGGTCTCGGGATTCATGGTCGTGTCCCACAGCTGCTGCGGATTCATCTCTCCCAGGCCCTTGTACCTGCTGACGTTGGCTCCCTGTCCGAGGTTGGCCACGGCGGCGGCCATCTCTTCCTCGTTATAAGCATAGACTTCTTTCTTACCTTTGTAGACTCTGAAAAGAGGCGGCATCGCGATATACACATAACCATGGTCGATAAGCGGCCTCATCTGCCTGTAGAACAGGGTCAGGAGCAGCGTCCCTATGTGCGCTCCGTCAACGTCGGCATCGGTCATGATGACGATCTTGTGGTACCTTATCTTGGTGATATCGAAATCGATGCCCAGCCCGCCGCCGATCGCGATGGCCAGATTCCTGATCTCCTCATGGTCGAGGAGCTTGCTGGGACTTGTTTTCTCGACATTGAGGATCTTGCCGCGCAATGGCAGTATTGCCTGGAAATTGCGGTCCCTCCCTTGTTTGGCGGAGCCGCCTGCCGAATCGCCCTCCACGATGTACAGCTCGCATTTGGACGGGTCGCGCTCGGAACAATCTGCAAGCTTTCCGGGCAACGTCGATGTTTCCAGTACGCTCTTCCTGCGGGTGGCTTCGCGGGCCTTTCTTGCCGCCTCCCTGCCATCCTTCGCGTTGATTCCTTTTTTTATGATGAGCTGGGCCTGAACAGGGTTCTCCAGTAAGAATTCCGCAAGCTTCTCGTTCATGAACGAAAGGACTGCGGACATTGCCACGCTGCTTCCCAACTTCGCTTTCGTCTGACCTTCGAACTGCGGGTCGGACATCCTTATGCTGATGATCGCCGTAAGCCCTTCACGGACATCGGAGCCTTCCAAAGACTCGTCTTTGAGCATTCCATTGTCCTTGGCGTAATCATTTATGGTTTTGGTCAGAGCGGTCCTGAAACCGGTCATATGTGTTCCGCCCTCGGGTGTGAATATCGTATTGACGAACGAATCGATCTCCTCGTTGTATCCGTCGGTGTACTGCATCGCGATATCGATCTGTACGCCGTTCCTCTCTCCCTCCAAGTGGATCGGGCTGTGGATCGGGGTCTTCGCCCTGTTCAGGTATTGTACGAACTCGGAGACTCCTCCGTCATAGTGGAACTTTTCAGACTTTCCCGTCCTGTGGTCCATTATGGTTATCGTGACCTCTTTGTTCAGGAAGGCATGGTTCCTGAACCTGTTCTGCAGAGTCTCGTAGTCGAAGACCACCGTCTCGAATATGGAATTGTCCGGCCAGAACTGTATGATCGTCCCGGTCGCCTCGGTCTTGCCGATAACTTCCACATCTCTGTCCGGGATGCCTATCTGGTAGCTCTGGCGCCATATCTTGCCCTCCCTATGGACGGTTGCTATAAGCTTTGTGGACAGACCGTTGACAACCGATACGCCTACGCCGTGGAGTCCGCCGGAGACCTTGTAGCTGTTCTGGTTGAATTTTCCTCCTGCATGAAGGTCGGTCAGACATACCTCGAGACCTGACTTGCCTTCTTCTTTGACGATTCCCGTGGGTATGCCTCTTCCGTTGTCCGTAACCGTGATCGAACCGTCCGTGTTTATCTCCACATCGACAGTGGTGGCCCATCCGGCCATCACTTCGTCGATACCGTTGTCCACGACTTCGAACACCAAGTGGTGCAGGCCACGGGCATCGGTGCTTCCGATATACATTCCCGGTCTTTTTCTTACAGCCTCTAGGCCATGCAGAGCAACTATGCTGTCTTCATCATACACTTCTTCATTCTTCCCATCCATAACGAACAGCTCCGCACTGAAATGTCAATGCAATGTCTCTCCCTATGGCCTCTTCCTATATAACGACGCGCGCATCGCGCGCGTGCGCGAGGAACGCGTCCGAAATCGAATTCAAAAAGGTTGCATTCTTCGGGAATGCTGAAATAAACGTAAGCGGATTGGTGGCCGATACCAGATGAGCACCTTAATGGATCAGGCACGTAGGGGCGAAATTACTCCCGCTATGAGGATCATCGCCGAAAAGGAAGGCGTCACAGAAGAATTCATAAGGAACGGGATAGCCTCGGGCCGCATCGTTGTGCCCTGCAATCCGATACACAATCCGGAGCCCGCCGCGATCGGCGAGGGGACGTCCGTCAAAATCAACGTAAACCTCGGAACCTCGAGGGACATCGTGGATCTTGACAGCGAGTTGGAGAAACTGAGGATAGCCATCAAATACGGCGCGGATTCTGTAATGGACCTTAGCACCGGAGGAGATATCGACGCCATAAGAGCCAGACTCCTGAAGGAGTGCCCCGTCATCATGGGCTCCGTCCCAATCTACCAGACGGGACTGACCGCCGCGCGCAACAACGCCGTTGTCGACATGTCCGAGGACGACATATTCAACGGCATCGAGAAACATGCCAAGGACGGGATGGACTTCATGACCGTCCACTGCGGCATAACCAGGGAAACGGTCGGATGGCTGAAGAAGTCAAAAAGAAAAATGGACGTTGTATCCAGGGGAGGCTCGTTCCTCACCGCGTGGATACTCCATAACGAAGAAGAGAATCCTCTGTTCAAGAACTACGACTACCTGTTAGAGATGGCCCGCAAGTACGAATTCACACTATCGCTAGGCGATGGTTTCAGGCCCGGATGCATCTCCGATGCCTCCGACCAGGCTCAGATATCCGAGCTCATGACGTTGGGCCATCTGGTCCGGCGGGCCCGCGAAGCGGGAGTTCAGTCGATGGTCGAAGGTCCCGGACACGTGCCTCTGGACCAGATCCCGATGAACGTAGAGCTGGAGAAAAGGATGTGCGACGGGGCTCCGTTCTACGTCCTGGGTCCTCTGGTGACCGATATAGCGCCGGGCTACGACCATATCGTCGGGGCGATCGGGGGAGCCGTCGCGGCCCAGGCCGGCGCCGATTTCCTTTGCTACCTCACTCCGGCGGAACATCTTTCCCTGCCGGACGTCGACGACGTTAAGGAGGGCGTGATCGCATCGAAGATCGCCGCCCATGCTGGGGACCTTACCAGAGGAAGAGGTTTCGAGATGGACGACACAATGGCCAGAGCCCGCAAGAAGCTCGACTGGGGAACGATCTTCGAGGTCTGTTTGGACCCTGAAAAGGCCCGCAAGTACAGGGAAAGAGGATGCACCAAGCTAGAGGATGGATGCTCCATGTGCGGCGACGTGTGCGCTGTCAAGATCGTGAACCAATACCTGATAAAAGACAAGGACATCCTGGACAGACACGAAGGTTGCTGATGGCCGCCCTGCATCCCCTGGATAGCGAAGATGTCCCGGAAAGCGAGAAGATAAGATTCTGGGACATCTTCGCGGAGACATACTCGTCCGCACA comes from Methanomassiliicoccaceae archaeon and encodes:
- the gyrB gene encoding DNA topoisomerase (ATP-hydrolyzing) subunit B, yielding MDGKNEEVYDEDSIVALHGLEAVRKRPGMYIGSTDARGLHHLVFEVVDNGIDEVMAGWATTVDVEINTDGSITVTDNGRGIPTGIVKEEGKSGLEVCLTDLHAGGKFNQNSYKVSGGLHGVGVSVVNGLSTKLIATVHREGKIWRQSYQIGIPDRDVEVIGKTEATGTIIQFWPDNSIFETVVFDYETLQNRFRNHAFLNKEVTITIMDHRTGKSEKFHYDGGVSEFVQYLNRAKTPIHSPIHLEGERNGVQIDIAMQYTDGYNEEIDSFVNTIFTPEGGTHMTGFRTALTKTINDYAKDNGMLKDESLEGSDVREGLTAIISIRMSDPQFEGQTKAKLGSSVAMSAVLSFMNEKLAEFLLENPVQAQLIIKKGINAKDGREAARKAREATRRKSVLETSTLPGKLADCSERDPSKCELYIVEGDSAGGSAKQGRDRNFQAILPLRGKILNVEKTSPSKLLDHEEIRNLAIAIGGGLGIDFDITKIRYHKIVIMTDADVDGAHIGTLLLTLFYRQMRPLIDHGYVYIAMPPLFRVYKGKKEVYAYNEEEMAAAVANLGQGANVSRYKGLGEMNPQQLWDTTMNPETRIMKSVSVADGIIADQLFSVLMGDDVQPRKEFIIEHAKEVVNLDV
- the gyrA gene encoding DNA gyrase subunit A: MAENSVIRETADGRVMDQTIEREMKRSYIDYAMSVIVGRALPDVRDGLKPVHRKILYAMFDMGMSYNRPHKKSAKVVGEVLAKYHPHGDSAAYDSMVRMAQSFSLRYPLVDGQGNFGSVDGDPAAAMRYTEARLAKTANEMLVDLDKGTVDFVDNYDGSLQEPSVLPSKMPNLLVNGSDGIAVGMATKMPPHNLNEVCDAIIYYLDRPDAVSDELMEFVKGPDFPTGGIIYGLSGIQSAYRTGRGRIRVRAKTHIEEMANGKSRIIVDELPYQVNKAVLVENIAERVKNKDIEGITDLRDESDRNGMRIVIELHRDAIVNVVLENLFKKTNMQTTFGVINLALVDNKPTLLSLRDMIFHYVNHRDEVVRRRTQYELSAAEKRYHVIEGLIKALEMLDETLALIRASDDAEEANNGLQSLLQIDQEQAKAILDMRLQKLTGLEIESLREEYEDLIKLMADLRDILAKDERIRAIIKDELLQMKADYGDERRTEINMSAIDTDEEDLIPREDVVITITKGSYIKRIPLSTYKQQGRGGVGLMGMQTKEEDNVATMFITCSHDYVMFITNHGRLHWLKAYRIPEGSRQSKGKPIVNLLSDLEEGEFTVNTICVSEFSDDKYLTFCTNDGTVKKTRLSAYGNVRKKGIKAIKFQDNGKLIETSICTEGDQIIIASREGQAVRFYQDDVRPAGRDTMGVKGITLNEGDTAVSMAVVRPGDKLLTVTENGYGKISDVDDYRLVKRGGKGVITIKTNERNGGVVCVRKVSDGDELMLTSTDGKVIRILVDEIRETSRNTQGVRIMDVRDEDKVTAVEPIVEEKDIVEAVEKAPERVYEQPEFDNAEVEEEPSQWTEKDE
- the thiC gene encoding phosphomethylpyrimidine synthase ThiC, which translates into the protein MDQARRGEITPAMRIIAEKEGVTEEFIRNGIASGRIVVPCNPIHNPEPAAIGEGTSVKINVNLGTSRDIVDLDSELEKLRIAIKYGADSVMDLSTGGDIDAIRARLLKECPVIMGSVPIYQTGLTAARNNAVVDMSEDDIFNGIEKHAKDGMDFMTVHCGITRETVGWLKKSKRKMDVVSRGGSFLTAWILHNEEENPLFKNYDYLLEMARKYEFTLSLGDGFRPGCISDASDQAQISELMTLGHLVRRAREAGVQSMVEGPGHVPLDQIPMNVELEKRMCDGAPFYVLGPLVTDIAPGYDHIVGAIGGAVAAQAGADFLCYLTPAEHLSLPDVDDVKEGVIASKIAAHAGDLTRGRGFEMDDTMARARKKLDWGTIFEVCLDPEKARKYRERGCTKLEDGCSMCGDVCAVKIVNQYLIKDKDILDRHEGC